The Thermoleophilaceae bacterium DNA segment GATGACCACGCCTGCGCCATCTCCACCCCTGCCACACCGCCGCCGAGCACGAGCAGCCGGCCGGGCACGGCCTTCGCGGTGGTCATCTCGATGTTGGTCCACGGCTCCGCCTCGCGCAGCCCCGGGATCGGGGGCACGGACGCGCCGCTTCCCGTGGCGATGACCACGGCGCGGCGCGCCAGGAGCTCGTCGTCACCCACCGCCACCCGGCGCTCGCCCACGAGCCGGCCGTGCCCCCGGACCGCGCTTATGCCGCGCTCCTCCAGCCACGGAAGCTGGCCCGAGTCGTCGAGGTCGTGCACGACCTCGTCGCGGCGGGCCAGCACGGCGCCGGCGTCGATCTGCCCGCTGACCGCCTCCGCAGCCCCGGGGATGCGGCGCACCTCGGCGAGCGCCTCCGCTGGGCGCAGCAGCGCCTTGGACGGCATGCAGGCGTAGTAGGAGCACTCCCCGCCGATCAGGTGGCGCTCCACCAGCGCCACCTCCAGGCCCGCCTCGCCAAGCCGTCCTGCACAGACCTCGCCGGCGGGGCCGCCGCCGATGACCACGACGTCGACCTCGCGCTCGCTCATACCGGCTCGGCTGTGCGCAGCGAGCGGCGGATGCGGACGTCCCCGATGAGCGAGCCGGGGGGGCCGAGCGTGACCACGACCAGCGCGGGAAACCACCAGCTCCAGGCGCCGACGGCGGCGCCGCGCGCGCACAGCCCGACCAGGCCGAGGAAGCCCACGCCGTGGATCGGGCCCAGGACGTCCACCACCCCTTCCGAGTGGGACAGCGCCGCGATGACCAGCGGCACGAGCAGGAAGGCGTCGGCGATGGCCAGGATGCGGATGGCGTCGAGGCGGCGGCGGATGGCGGCTGGGGTCCCGGGCACGGCGGCTGATCTTAGACGGCCTCTTCAGGCGACCCCGGACCCGGGCCGGACGGCCGCCTACTCGTGCGGCGGAGGACTCTCGCTGAGCTCCGCGTCGCGCTCGGCCTGACGGTCGGGCGCCTCGGTGGACTCGACCGTGTCCGCCTCGCCGTAGGCGGCGCCGCTGCTGCCGCTCTCCGGCTCGTCGGGCATGGCGTCGCCCGCGGGCTCCGCGCCGCCGTCGCCGTGTGAGGCGTTCTCCTCGAGCGCGGCTTCGGCTTCCTCGAAGCCCTCCGCCTCTCCCCCGCCCGCCTCGGCGACGGGCTGGTCGGCCGGGTCCCCGCCCTGGTCCGGGTTCTCGCCGCCGATCGAGCCGGCCTCCTCGGCTGCCCGCTCGGCCTCGCGGCGGGCGCTGGTGTCGTCGTGTCGTTCCATGGCCAAGCCCCTGCCCGGGCGGGCATCCCCGGAAACGCCTAGGGCGTGGCTGGCTCGCGCCCTGCGTCGCCGTCCGGCTTGGCCACGAGGTCGTCCTCGCCGGCGCCGGGGACGGGGAAGCGCGTTCCGTCATAGAGCGACGGCGGTTGCACGAAGCACGGCGGCAGCCCGGGCCTGGGGGCCGGCTGCTCGCCACCGGCGGGCTTGCAGTCGAACGCCTCGTACATGCCGAGCGCGCGGGCGCGCTTGACGTAGTTCGGAGACGGGTAGGCGTTCCCGCGCTCGATGGGCTGGCGGGTGCGCTGCAGCGCAAGCCCGCTGGAGTTGAGGATCCCGATCTGGCGCAGGTAGTGACGCGGGCCCTCCCCCTCCGGCGTGGGCAGCGTGGCGTTGAGGGTGTTGCCACCGCGGGAGATGAAGTCCGAGACCTGCTCCTGCTGGAAGTTGAGCAGCGCGATTATCGGGTTGAGCTGCTGCAGGTACGGATGCAGGGAGCCGAGCACCGGCGAGGCGCCGCGCAGGAAGTCCGCGGCGCGTGGCAGCGTGCCCGGGGCCTCGTCGATCACCGGGTCGAGGTTGCGGAAGAGTCCCTCGAGGTCGGGCGCGAGGCGGCCGACGTCGCGCAGCGTGGGCGCCAGGTCGGTGGCCACCGGCTGCAGGTCCTCCACCAGGGGCTGCGTGTCCACGGAGAAGCGCTCGAGGCGCGCCACGGTGATGCGCGTCTCGTCGAGGAAGGTGGGCAGGATGTCGATCGTCTGGGCCAGCGCCTCGTTTCGTGAGGCCAGCGCCCCGAACGTGTTGTCCGCGTTGACGATCAGCTCTTGGAACTGCCCGCGCCGCTCGTTGATGGCCCCGAGCGCGATGCCCGTGTTCTTGACGAGCCGGCGCAGCGCCGGCTCCTCCTCGTCGAGCACCTCGAGCACGTCGGCGCCGGTGGCCACGAAGCGCGGCAGGTTGCCGAAGGCGTCGCTGAGGTCCTCCCCCCTCCCCTTGTCGATGGCCGTGGCCAGCTCGCGGACCCAGCCCTGGAGGTTCGAGCGGGTGTCCTCGTCGAAGGCGCTGATGACCTCGTCGATCTCGACCGACTCCTCCACTCGGGCGTCCTCCAGCGTGTGGCCGTCGTGGAGCGGCTCGGCATCGCGTGGCCCGGCGCTGAGCTCGACGTAGGTCTGGCCCAGCAGCGACTTGGGCCGCAGGATGGCCCGTGCCTCGGAGCCGATCGGCGCGTACGCCTCGTCGAGCTCGATCTCGGCGATCGTGCCCCCGCCCTCGGCCAGCGAGGTCTTCTTGACCTTGCCCACGTTGAGCCCCGCCATGCGGACGTCGGCCTCCTGCACGAGCAGCGTGGCCTCGTCGAAGCGCACGTTGAAGCGGTAGCCCTCCGGCCGCAGCGGCGACGGCCCGCCGAACGAGACCCACAGGAACAGCAGCAGCCCGAAGCACGACAGCGTGAACGCCACCATTGCGGCGAGCTTTGCGGTGGTCGGTGTCTGCTTCTGCATGGCTAGGGGCACAGCCCCGGGTCGGAGAGCACGTCGCCCAGGCCGAGGATCTCCTCGACGATGGCCGCACCGCCGGGCTCCTGCACGAGCCCGAGGTAGGTCGAGCAGCTGGCCAGCGGCACGAAGCGCCGCAGCGGGCCCTGGGCGTCGCCTGTGGCGAACAGGGAGTTGGAGTTCTTCGCCACCCAGGCGAGCCAGTACAGGAGGCCCTCCTCGCGGGCGGTGTCGGCCGCGAGGTCGCCCGAGAGCTGTTCGGCGCCGCCCGGGTTGAAGGCGGCGATGTTGAAGAAGCGGTTGAGCTCGTAGAAGCTCTCGCGCAGATCGGGGCTGGCCTCGCCGAGATCCTCGGCGGCGGGCCGGAGGTCGTCGATGTAGGGACGCGCGTCGCGCACGAACGGCCGGATGCGCTCGCGGAGCACGGGCTCGATCTCCTCGCCGAGCGGGCGCAGCTCGGAGTTGGCCGCGTCGAGCTCGCGCACCGCGGGGCGCAGCGCCTCGAACGCCGGGCCCGCGACGTCACCGAGCTCACGCACCCGCCGGAGCGTGGCCTCGGTCTGGGCGAGCGCGGACGGCAGCCGCTCGACGGCCTGCGAGATCTCGGCGTCCTGCAGCGCCAGCTTGTCGAAGACCTCGCTCGACGCGGACACCAGCTCCACGAGGCGGCGGTCCTCACGTCCGAGTCGCTCGATCGTCGAGCCGTAGTTGTTGATGAGCCGCGCCAGGTTCTCGCGCCGCGTGGCCACCAGCCGGTTCAGCCGCGAGAGGTCGCGGTGCAGCGGGCCGAGCCGGCGGAACACCTCGCGCAGGTCGCCGCCGCGGTCCTCCAGGCCCTTCCCCGCGCCGTTGATCAGCAGCTTGAGGTAGTCGCGGGTGTCGCGGTCCAGTGCCGAGAGGATCTCGTCCGGGTTGACGTCGGTGGACGTGTTCGCGGCGGCGATCACGCCGTCCTCCTCGACGGCCGGCGCCCCCGGGCTGCCGGGATCGAGCGCGAGGAACATGTCCTTCAGGCCGGTGCGCGGGCGCAGCAGCGCTGTGGCGTCCCTGCGCACGAGCTCGGAGTAGCGCTCCTCGAGATCGAGCCGCACGCGAGCCTTGCCCTCGTGCAGCTCCACGGTTCCGATCGAGCCCACTTCCATGCCTGACACCCGGACGGTCTGTCCCTGCCCGGGCGTGACCGCCTGCGCGTTCTGCAGCTCGACCCAGACGACGAACGGCTTCTCCTCCAGGATCGGGAAGCGCAGCCGCTGGTTGGCGAGCAGGTATCCGCCCACGCCTATCCCCACGGCGAACATCGCGAGCAGGGCGACGAAGTCGCGCGTGTGCTTGCGGATGGCGGTCCTCATCGGCGCTCCCTCCAGCGCCCATCCCGCGTGCGTACGAGTCCGAGCAGGTCGGACTGGAGCTCGATCCCCTCCTCGGAGAACTGCAGGGGGTCGATCGAGGGCAGGCCGCGCAGGACCGAGTCGAGGTGGGTCGTGATCTCCTCGAGCTGCTCCGCTCCGAGCTCGGCCCGGCGGCGGTCCGAGGCGGTCCGCTGCGGCTGTGCCTGAACCTGCTGGTCACCCGCGGCGGCCGGTGCGCTCAGGTCCGGGGGCTCCTGGGTCTCGCACGGCACGTTCGGCCGGAACACCGGGGCCTGCGGGGGCCGCGGCGGCCGGACGCCGAGCAGCGGCAGGCCGACCTGCCCGTAGAGGCGCTCGCCGAGCTCGCCGGTGGAGACCACGGTGGTGGCGCCGCTGGTGGCGAGCGTGCGGAAGTACGGGGTGTTGGCGTCGGCCAGCCTGCTCTCGCCGGACAGCCCGACGAACGCCCGCGGCGACTCCTCGAAGAAGGCCTCGCCCGAGTGCTCCGGGAAGGCGGGGTCGGGAACGGGCGTGGTGGAGAACGGCAGCAGCACGCGGTTCTGGCAGCGGGCCAGCGCGCGGGTCTGCTCGAAGCTGCGCGCCGAGCGCTCGTTGAGGCGCACGAGGGCGGGCACGGTCTCGCGCAGGTCCTCGGCGAGGCCGCCGGCCTCGCCGGGCGACACCAGCCTGCGCGCCTGCGTGATGAAGGGGATCTGGGCGTCGAGCGTGGCCCGCGAGGAGCGCGCCCCCGGCAGGGCGTCGCGGGCGAAGGCGCGTATGGAGGGCAGCGCGGTGTTGAGCGACTGCAGCGCCGGACGGCCCTCGCGCAGCACGTCGCGCAGCTCCGGGATGGCCGCGCGCAGGTTGTCCTCCTGCTCGGCGAAGGAGGCCACGGTGGCGTTGAGGTCGGTGACCAGGTCCATCAGGGCCCGCTCGTCCCGCGACAGCGCGCCGAACACGCGCGCCTGGCCGTCGAGCACGCGCGTGAGGTCGTGCTCCTCCTCGCCGAGCGTGGCCTGGCTCACCAGCGCGGTGTTGCGGTAGGCGGACTCCCAGTGGCGGATGGCCTGGTTGAACCCGCGGGCGCCGGACCCGCGGTAGCCGTCCGAGAGCTCCCGCAGAAGCGATTGGAGGTCCTCGCGGGTGTCCGACTGGAGCGCGCTGAGCACCTGGCCGAACTGGACCGGGAAGGCGGTCTGGTTGGGCGGGATCGTGTGCCCCGAGTCCACCTCCCGGGCGGGGGGAGAGCCGGGGTGCAGCTCCACGAAGTAGTTGCCCTCGAGGAACAGGCGCGAGCGGACCTTGAGCTCGGCGTCGCGCTTGATGGGCAGCGCCTCGTCGTCGAGCTCCATCGTGACCCGCGCCATCCCGGAGCCGTCGCCGAGCGACTCGACACGCGTGACCTTGCCCACATCGATCCCGGCGATGCGCACGGGCGAGCGGACGGCGAGGTTGTTGGCCGACTCGAACACGGCCTTGAGCTCGTAGGGCTGGGCGAACGGGTTGGACTTCGTGAACGCGAAGTAGGTCCCGAACACCACGAGCACGAGGCCGATCAGCCCGATGCCGAACGGTGTGGCGCGCCGCCGGCTCACGGCACGTCCTCGATCCCGTCGATGCCCAGCTCACGCGCCTTGTAGGTGCCGCCGTAGCGGATGCCCGGGAGATCGGTGCTCCGCACGACGTGGCTGCCGCCGCCCTCGGCGGGGTTGGTCGAGGGGCCGTAGCGGCTGTCGGGGACGTTCGGGCCCGACGTGTACCCCGTCTGGCCCACCTGGCAGTCGGCCTTGCCCTGGGCGTCGACCGCGGGCGTGTACGCGCCGGCGTGGAGCGCCACGAGCTGGTCCCCCAGCGGGTCGCGCGAGTCGATCGGCTGATCCGACGGGATGTCCGCGGGGCGGTCGGCGTCGTGGGTGGAGATGCGGTTGTCCTGGGTGCGGTTGTCGGAGCCCAGCGAGCTGCGCTGGAGCGTGCCGCCCGGCACCGGCTCGGACACGTGCTCGCCGATGGCGTTCCAGTAGTAGTTCCAGTAGTTGCAGACCGTCTGGAACGGCGCGACCCACTCCACGAGCGGTGTGGCCACGTCGAGCAGGTCGTGCAGGTCCTGCAGGCCGAGCAGGGTGGTGGGCTCCGAGGCCAGATCGTCCAGCGCGGCGAAGACGTTCTGCGTCTCCCTGTACAGCGCCGGGGCGCGCGCGAGCACCGGGGCGCCCGTCTCGAGCGCGTCCGTGGTGGGCGGCAGCGAGCGCGTCATCTCCAGCGCCACGGGCTCGAGCCGCCGCATGAGCTCCTCGGTCTCGGCGAGGAACGGGCGCTGCACCGGGAAGCTCCGGATGGCCTGCTCCAGCGTCGGCGCCCCGCGCTCGATCGTGCCGCGCAGGCGCTCGGGATGGCGGCTCAGCGCCTCGAACGTGGTGGCCATGTTCACGAACAGGGACGCGTACGTGCGCGCGACGGGGGCGATCTGCCCGGAGAAGCGCTCGCTCTGACGGAAGAGCTCGCCGAGGTCGTTGTCCGGGTCCGACAGCGTGCGCATCACCGGCTCGAGGTGGGTGACGAACGGGACGAGGCTCTGGATCGCGAGGTTGATCGACTGGCCGCGCCCGGCGAACGCGTTGCCGAAGCCCTGCAGGGTCGTGCGCTGGTTGCCCCGGAACTCGGCGTCGTTGAGCCCGAAGAACTCGTCGAGCTCGGTGGGCTTGACCGCGTTCTCCAGCGGGATGGTGGCCCCGGCTGCCAGCGCCCGCGCGCTGGTGCCCGGGGTGAGCTCGATGTACTTCAGTCCCAGCGCCGAGCGCGGGCGGACCGTGATGCCGGTGTCCACGGCCAGCGGCTCCACCTTCTTGTCGAGCTTCATGTGCACGACCGCGATCGAGCGCTGGGCGCCGCGGGGGCTCACGGCCGGGCGGATCTGCTCGATCACGCCGACGCGGAAGCCGCCCATGCGGACCTCGTTGCCCTCGATCAGGTTCGCACCGCCCGGGAGCTCGGCCCTGAGGTCGTAGCTCGGCACGAACGGGAGTCCGCGGTTGGCCTGGACGGCGAGCAGCACCGCCACGCACGCGACGAGCAGGGTGATGGCCCCGACGAGGACGGGGCTGGCGACGACGGAGCGGGCGGGGCGCCGGGTCATGGTGTCAGGAGGTAGTCGAGGAGCTGACCGTCGGCGCCGCCTGAGCCCGGTGCCTGACGGGCGTCGCCGGGCGGGTCGCCGCCGTCGCGCGAGAGCAGCCCGCCGAGGCGGTCGACGAGCTCCTGCACGGCCCGCGGGAGGACGATCTGCGGCCGCGAACGGTCGGGCTGGCCGGGCAGCGGCTCCGTGGCACGCACGGCGGGGCCGTCCGCCGCGGGCCCTGGGGCGTCCTCCGAGCGCCTCGCCGTGCGCTCCAGCGCGGCGGCCTCCCCGGCGCCGGCCGTGGGATCCGGATCCGTGACGCCGGGCTGGAACGGGCCGAGCCAGGAGGCGCAGCTGTCGATCAGCTCCTGGTCCGGGCGGGCGGTGTAGCGCAGGCACGACCCGCCGGCCAGCAGGCCCACCCGCAGGAGGTGGCCGAGCTCGTCGAACGCGTTGATGCCCAGCGTCTGCCAGTAGATGTAGTTGAAGAGGTTCTCCATCCCGGTGTAGCCCTGGCCGTCCCGGTATGCGGTCTTGTCGGGCGCCGGCGGGGCCCGGAGGCCGGCCTCCGGGTCGTCCTCGTACGAGCGCCGGCGGTCGTCGATGGCCTGGAGGAACTGGCGCAGCGGCTTGCCGAGGCGGGGTGCGTCCTCGGCGAGCGCCCGCAGCTCGGCGATCTCCTCACCCGACTCGGCGATCGCCCCCCGCCCGGTGACCGCCGCCTCTCCCAGCGAGCTCAGCGAGGCACGGGAGGAGCGCGCGAAGGGCTGGACGGCGACGAAGAAGCGCTGCAGGTCGGGCGCCGCCCGGCGCAGCCGCTGCAGCGTCGGGATCTGGCGCGAGGCGGTGCGCTCGAGCTGGGCCATGGTGGGCTCGAGCTCGGCGAGGAAGCGCGGGAGCCGGTTCCAGTAGCGCCCCAGCTCCTCGCTGCGCGAGGCCTGGATGCCGGCGGTGTCGGACGACTCCTGCGCCCAGCGCGCGAGGTCCTCGCGGAAGGGCTCGACCTCGGCGCTCACCTGGTCCGCGTTCTCGATGAAGTCGCGGATGATGCGGTTGTGGTCGGCGAGGATCTCGAACGTCTCGCTGGTCTCGCGCAGCGCGGGGTGGGCGCGGCGCACCACCTCGTTCAGCTCCTGCGGCCGGCCGGCCAGGCCCGTGCCGAGCTCCGACAGGATCAGCCGGAAGCGCTCCCGGTAGGGGCGCCGCATGACGTTCTGGATCAGGTCGAGCGGGATCGTCGAGGAGGTCTGCTCCACCGGCACCCGCCCGCCGTCGGGCAGCTCACTCGGCTCCTCGCCGATGTCACAGTCCACGAAGTACTCGCCGATCAGCGACTGCTGCCGGACGTCGCATTCGGCATCGGTGCGGAACGAGGCGAACCCCGGCTCGTCCACGACCACCTCGGCCACCACGCGATACGGCGGCTTCTCCTCGAGCTGGAAGCCGGTCGTCTCGCCCGCGATCACGCCCCCGATCTTGAGGTCGCCGCCCTCCACGAGCCCGAAGGCGTTGTCGAACACGATCTCGTAGCGCTTACCCGACTCCTCGTCGCCTGCCGCGCCCGTGAACAGCGCGATCGCGGCCGTGCCGGCGGCCAGGAGGAGCATGGAGAAGAGCCGGCGCATCATTCGATCGGCCCCGTGGCCCGGTGGGACTCCACGCAGTCCAGCTCCCGCTGCTGCTCCTCGCTGAACACGTTCGAGCCGTCGTCGGCGGCCTCCTCCGCGCCGCCCGGGCAGCGCTTGAGCTGGCCGGTGCGGGCGATCGAGCTGAAGACCTCGCCGCGATCGACGAGCGGGATGAAGTTCAGCGTGTTGTCGTTCACGCTGAACGCGTTGAAGAACGTCTGCGCGCGCGAGAAGCTGCCGAGCGCGTCGTAGGCGCCGGTGTGGGAGAAGTCGTCCATCCAGCCGAGGAAGTCGGTGGTGTAGGGACGGCCGTGGGCAACGACGGGCGCGCTGTCGGTGAGCGCCTCGGCCAGCTCAGGGAAGGCGCCGCGCGTCTCCCCCACCGCCGCGGGACCCGTGCCGAAGTCGACCTCCCGGTCCGCCGTCTCGAGCGCGATGTCGGCCAGCGGCGGATAGGTGCGCTGGAGCTCGAGCAGGTCGTTGCCGGCGCGTGGGGTGCGCAGCAGCGCCCGCAGGTCCCGCACGGTGGGCCGCGCCTCGCGGGCGAAGGGCCGCAGCTGCCGGAGATACGGCTGCAAGCGCTGGGCCACGGGCTTGGACGCGGCCACGAACGGATCCAGCTCGTCGAGCGTCCCGCGCAGGTTGACGTACGTCGTGTTGGCCGTGCGCATGAAGCCGGGGAAGCGCTGGATGGCCTCCGCGAGCGCGACACGCTCGGTGCCGAGCGCGCGCGTGGTGGCGTTGAGGTTGCCGATCAGCGCCGCCAGGTCGTCACGGCGGGCGGCGAGTGACGTCACGAGGCGCGAGGAGTCCACGAGGAAGCGCTCGAGCACCGGCGGGTCGTGGCGCAGCTCCTCGAACAGGCGGCTGGAGGCCGCGAGCTGCGGGTTGAGGTACAGCAGCCCGCGGTTGGCCTGCTCACCGCGGCCGGTGTAGGCCCGGTTGAGCCCCTCGTAGAAGCCCTGAAGGTCCTCCCGGGTCTCGGGGTCGAGGGTGTTGAAGAGCTGGTCGAGCTCGACGTTGGCCGCGGTGCGGTCGGCCGTGAGCACGCCGCCCTCCGGGATGTCGCCGCCGGCCTCGTCCTCGCCGGGGAGGAACAGCTCCACATAGCGGTTGGACGTGGACGAGAGCGAGCCGGTCCGGATGACCGCGCGGGTGCCCACTCGCAGCGGCGCATACTCGTCGCGGATCGAGAGGTCGACCTCGGCCTCACCGTCCGGCGTGATGCGGAAGCCGGTGACCTCGCCCGCCTGGGTGCCGCCGATCTCGACGAAGTTGCCCTGCACGAGCTGCCCGGCATTGAGGAAGCGGGCCTTGATCTCGTACCCGCCGCCTCCTGCTCCGAACAGGATGACGGCCACGAACGCGATCGCCAGGCCGACGGCGATCAGCGCAGCGGTGCGGGCCAGCGGGCTGCCGCTGTCCCCATCCCGGTCACTGCTGGCGTCACCCCTGCCGGTCACGGCACAGCGAGACTACCCGCTGGATGCCGGCGCGGGCTGCACCATTTCGCCCGGCCGCGGGGCCACCCGCGCCCGCAGCACGACGGCCGTGCCCACCACGAGCGCGCCGGCCAGCGTCAGCAGGCCCGCGTCGAGGGATCCGGTGGCGTCCTTCAGGATCCCCACCACCACCGGCCCGAACAGCCCGCCGGTGACGCCGATGGTGTTCACGAGCGCGATGCCGCCCGCCGCGGCGCGCCCGCTGAGCATGCCCGTCGGCAATGTCCAGAACGCGGGGATCACGCCGAGCAGGCCGAAGGTGGCGATCACCGCCCCGAGCATGGCCGGCACGGGCGGCAGCACCACCAGGAGCACGGTGCCGATCGCGCCGAGCGCCAGCCCGGCGGCCACCGGCCGGCGGCGGTCGGCGGCGCGATCGGCGGCCCGGCCGAGCACGTACAACCCGGCCGTGCCGAAGGCGAACGGGATGGTGGCCACCAGCCCCAGCTCGATCGGGCGCAGCTCGCCGACGCGCTCGATGATGTCCGCCAGCCAGAAGATCAGCCCGTAGCCCGCGAAGTTCGAGCAGAAGTACACGGCCCCCAACCGCAGCACCCGCCGGTCGGTGAGCGCTGCGCGCAGATCGAGCCCCTCAAGCGCCTCGCGCGCCGACGACTCCTCCGCGAGCTGCCGCTCGAGGGCGGCCGTCTCCGCCGGGTCGAGCCAGTCCGCCTCGCGCGGCGTATCCGGCAGCGCGCGCAGGACGTACAGGCCGATGAGCACCGCCGGAGTCCCCTGCCCGATGAACAGCCACTGCCAGCCCGTGAGCCCCAGCACGCCGTCCAGCTCCAGCAGCCCGCCGGAGAAGGGCCCGCCGAGCACGGCGGCGATCGCCACGCCGGTCATGAAGTAGCCGGTGGCCCGGGCGCGGTCGGAGTCCGGGAACCAGCACAGCAGGAAGTAGATGACCCCCGGGAAGAAGCCCGCTTCGGCGAAGCCCAGCAGCAGCCGGAACACGATCAGGGACGTGCCGTCCCAGGCCAGCGCGGCAGCCGCCGCGAACACGCCCCAGGTGATCATGATCCGCGCGAGCCAGCGGCGCGCGCCCACTCGGTGCAGCACGAGGTTGCTCGGCACCTCGAGCACCAGATAGCCCAGGAAGAAGATGCCCGAAGCCAGCCCGAACATGGTCGCGCTGAGCCCCAGGTCGCGCGTGAGCTCGTCCTCGGCGAAGGTGATGTTCACGCGATCGATGAACGCGATCACGTGCATGCCCACCAGCAACGGCAGCAGTCGCCGCAGCGCCGTGGCCACCGCCGAGTCCAGCGGCGTGCGTGCCTCCTCCACGGCGGCGTAGGCTACCGGCCATGGCCGCCACCGACACCACTCCGATGCTGCCCCTGGTCCCCTCCGGCGAGGAGACGATGCTGCGCGAGACCGTGCGCGCGATCGTGAGCGACTTCGGGCACGAGTACTCCATCGCCAAGACCGAGGCCGGCGAGCCGCCCACCGAGCTGTGGGACGCGCTGGCCAGCCGCGGCTTCCTCGGGGTCAACCTGCCGGAGGAATACGGCGGCGGCGGGCTGGGCATGGCCGCCCTGGCGGCGGTCGGCGAGGAGATCTCGGGGGCGGGCTGCTCGCTGCTGCTCATCGTGGTCTCCCCCGCGATCGCCGGCAGCATCCTGGTGCGCCATGGCACCGAGGAGCAGAAGGACCGCTGGGTGCGCGGCATCGCCGCAGGCACGACGCGGATCGCCTTCGCCATCACCGAGCCCGACGCGGGCTCGAACTCGCACAACATCAGCACGGCGGCGCGCCGTGACGGGGACAAGTGGATCGTGCGCGGCACGAAGACGTACATCTCGGCCGTCGAGCACGCCGACG contains these protein-coding regions:
- a CDS encoding DUF3817 domain-containing protein; its protein translation is MPGTPAAIRRRLDAIRILAIADAFLLVPLVIAALSHSEGVVDVLGPIHGVGFLGLVGLCARGAAVGAWSWWFPALVVVTLGPPGSLIGDVRIRRSLRTAEPV
- a CDS encoding MlaD family protein, with amino-acid sequence MQKQTPTTAKLAAMVAFTLSCFGLLLFLWVSFGGPSPLRPEGYRFNVRFDEATLLVQEADVRMAGLNVGKVKKTSLAEGGGTIAEIELDEAYAPIGSEARAILRPKSLLGQTYVELSAGPRDAEPLHDGHTLEDARVEESVEIDEVISAFDEDTRSNLQGWVRELATAIDKGRGEDLSDAFGNLPRFVATGADVLEVLDEEEPALRRLVKNTGIALGAINERRGQFQELIVNADNTFGALASRNEALAQTIDILPTFLDETRITVARLERFSVDTQPLVEDLQPVATDLAPTLRDVGRLAPDLEGLFRNLDPVIDEAPGTLPRAADFLRGASPVLGSLHPYLQQLNPIIALLNFQQEQVSDFISRGGNTLNATLPTPEGEGPRHYLRQIGILNSSGLALQRTRQPIERGNAYPSPNYVKRARALGMYEAFDCKPAGGEQPAPRPGLPPCFVQPPSLYDGTRFPVPGAGEDDLVAKPDGDAGREPATP
- a CDS encoding MlaD family protein, whose amino-acid sequence is MRTAIRKHTRDFVALLAMFAVGIGVGGYLLANQRLRFPILEEKPFVVWVELQNAQAVTPGQGQTVRVSGMEVGSIGTVELHEGKARVRLDLEERYSELVRRDATALLRPRTGLKDMFLALDPGSPGAPAVEEDGVIAAANTSTDVNPDEILSALDRDTRDYLKLLINGAGKGLEDRGGDLREVFRRLGPLHRDLSRLNRLVATRRENLARLINNYGSTIERLGREDRRLVELVSASSEVFDKLALQDAEISQAVERLPSALAQTEATLRRVRELGDVAGPAFEALRPAVRELDAANSELRPLGEEIEPVLRERIRPFVRDARPYIDDLRPAAEDLGEASPDLRESFYELNRFFNIAAFNPGGAEQLSGDLAADTAREEGLLYWLAWVAKNSNSLFATGDAQGPLRRFVPLASCSTYLGLVQEPGGAAIVEEILGLGDVLSDPGLCP
- a CDS encoding MlaD family protein; this encodes MSRRRATPFGIGLIGLVLVVFGTYFAFTKSNPFAQPYELKAVFESANNLAVRSPVRIAGIDVGKVTRVESLGDGSGMARVTMELDDEALPIKRDAELKVRSRLFLEGNYFVELHPGSPPAREVDSGHTIPPNQTAFPVQFGQVLSALQSDTREDLQSLLRELSDGYRGSGARGFNQAIRHWESAYRNTALVSQATLGEEEHDLTRVLDGQARVFGALSRDERALMDLVTDLNATVASFAEQEDNLRAAIPELRDVLREGRPALQSLNTALPSIRAFARDALPGARSSRATLDAQIPFITQARRLVSPGEAGGLAEDLRETVPALVRLNERSARSFEQTRALARCQNRVLLPFSTTPVPDPAFPEHSGEAFFEESPRAFVGLSGESRLADANTPYFRTLATSGATTVVSTGELGERLYGQVGLPLLGVRPPRPPQAPVFRPNVPCETQEPPDLSAPAAAGDQQVQAQPQRTASDRRRAELGAEQLEEITTHLDSVLRGLPSIDPLQFSEEGIELQSDLLGLVRTRDGRWRERR
- a CDS encoding MlaD family protein, with amino-acid sequence MTRRPARSVVASPVLVGAITLLVACVAVLLAVQANRGLPFVPSYDLRAELPGGANLIEGNEVRMGGFRVGVIEQIRPAVSPRGAQRSIAVVHMKLDKKVEPLAVDTGITVRPRSALGLKYIELTPGTSARALAAGATIPLENAVKPTELDEFFGLNDAEFRGNQRTTLQGFGNAFAGRGQSINLAIQSLVPFVTHLEPVMRTLSDPDNDLGELFRQSERFSGQIAPVARTYASLFVNMATTFEALSRHPERLRGTIERGAPTLEQAIRSFPVQRPFLAETEELMRRLEPVALEMTRSLPPTTDALETGAPVLARAPALYRETQNVFAALDDLASEPTTLLGLQDLHDLLDVATPLVEWVAPFQTVCNYWNYYWNAIGEHVSEPVPGGTLQRSSLGSDNRTQDNRISTHDADRPADIPSDQPIDSRDPLGDQLVALHAGAYTPAVDAQGKADCQVGQTGYTSGPNVPDSRYGPSTNPAEGGGSHVVRSTDLPGIRYGGTYKARELGIDGIEDVP
- a CDS encoding MlaD family protein translates to MRRLFSMLLLAAGTAAIALFTGAAGDEESGKRYEIVFDNAFGLVEGGDLKIGGVIAGETTGFQLEEKPPYRVVAEVVVDEPGFASFRTDAECDVRQQSLIGEYFVDCDIGEEPSELPDGGRVPVEQTSSTIPLDLIQNVMRRPYRERFRLILSELGTGLAGRPQELNEVVRRAHPALRETSETFEILADHNRIIRDFIENADQVSAEVEPFREDLARWAQESSDTAGIQASRSEELGRYWNRLPRFLAELEPTMAQLERTASRQIPTLQRLRRAAPDLQRFFVAVQPFARSSRASLSSLGEAAVTGRGAIAESGEEIAELRALAEDAPRLGKPLRQFLQAIDDRRRSYEDDPEAGLRAPPAPDKTAYRDGQGYTGMENLFNYIYWQTLGINAFDELGHLLRVGLLAGGSCLRYTARPDQELIDSCASWLGPFQPGVTDPDPTAGAGEAAALERTARRSEDAPGPAADGPAVRATEPLPGQPDRSRPQIVLPRAVQELVDRLGGLLSRDGGDPPGDARQAPGSGGADGQLLDYLLTP
- a CDS encoding MlaD family protein, producing the protein MTGRGDASSDRDGDSGSPLARTAALIAVGLAIAFVAVILFGAGGGGYEIKARFLNAGQLVQGNFVEIGGTQAGEVTGFRITPDGEAEVDLSIRDEYAPLRVGTRAVIRTGSLSSTSNRYVELFLPGEDEAGGDIPEGGVLTADRTAANVELDQLFNTLDPETREDLQGFYEGLNRAYTGRGEQANRGLLYLNPQLAASSRLFEELRHDPPVLERFLVDSSRLVTSLAARRDDLAALIGNLNATTRALGTERVALAEAIQRFPGFMRTANTTYVNLRGTLDELDPFVAASKPVAQRLQPYLRQLRPFAREARPTVRDLRALLRTPRAGNDLLELQRTYPPLADIALETADREVDFGTGPAAVGETRGAFPELAEALTDSAPVVAHGRPYTTDFLGWMDDFSHTGAYDALGSFSRAQTFFNAFSVNDNTLNFIPLVDRGEVFSSIARTGQLKRCPGGAEEAADDGSNVFSEEQQRELDCVESHRATGPIE